One part of the Glycine soja cultivar W05 chromosome 11, ASM419377v2, whole genome shotgun sequence genome encodes these proteins:
- the LOC114376353 gene encoding E3 ubiquitin-protein ligase AIRP2-like isoform X2, giving the protein MMILPIRFFLISDIQASDFPREYDGTCLQMRMSYSPAAHLFLFFVQWTDCNLAGALGLLRILIYKVYVDGTTTMSTLERKASIREFYAIIYPSLVQLQESVADTEDKKQKAVCMERYRKRDDEEHRQPSDIDIEREEECGICMEMNSKIVLPDCNHVMCLTCYHEWRTRSQSCPFCRNSLKRVNSGDLWVFTDNRDVVDMATATRENLRRLFMYIDKLPLVIPDFLFDTYDSHLR; this is encoded by the exons ATGATGATTTTACCAATTCGTTTCTTCCTGATCTCTGATATACA GGCGTCAGATTTTCCAAGGGAATATGATGGGACCTGCCTTCAGATGAGAATGTCATACAGTCCAGCAGCACACctgtttctcttttttgtgcAATGGACAGACTGCAATCTTGCTGGAGCCCTTGGACTGTTAAGAATCCTAATATACAAA GTGTATGTGGATGGGACAACTACCATGTCTACCCTTGAAAGAAAAGCAAGTATTAGGGAATTCTATG CAATCATATATCCCTCTTTAGTGCAACTGCAAGAAAGTGTGGCAGATACAGAGGATAAAAAACAGAAGGCTGTATGCATGGAGAGGTATCGCAAAAGAGATGATGAGGAGCACAGACAGCCTTCAGACATAGACattgaaagagaagaagaatgtggAATATGCATGGAGATGAATAGTAAGATTGTGTTGCCTGACTGCAACCATGTCATGTGCCTGACATGTTACCATGAATG GAGGACAAGATCACAGTCATGCCCATTTTGCCGTAACAGTCTTAAGAGAGTAAACTCAGGTGATCTCTGGGTGTTCACTGATAATAGGGATGTAGTAGACATGGCAACAGCGACAAGGGAGAATCTTAGAAGGCTTTTCATGTACATAGATAAGTTGCCTTTGGTCATTCCAGACTTTCTCTTTGACACATATGACTCTCACCTAAGATGA
- the LOC114376352 gene encoding sphingolipid delta(4)-desaturase DES1-like → MGRGEDREGVAAAGGFFWSYTDEPHATRRRLILSKYPQIKQLFGPDHSAFFKISGVVLLQLGTGALLHDAGWLKIFLVAYFFGSFLNQNLFLAIHELSHNLAFSTPVYNRWLGIFANLPVGVPMSVTFQKYHLEHHRFQGVDGIDMDVPSLTEVRLVKNMIAKTIWVFLQLFFYAFRPLFLKPKPPGIWEFINFSVQIALDVSMVYFFGWKALAYLILSSFLGGGMHPMAAHFISEHYVFNPDQETYSYYGPLNYLAWHVGYHNEHHDFPRIPGNKLYKVKEIAPEFYDSLASYRSWSQIIYMYIMDRTVGPFSRMKRKSSKAE, encoded by the exons atgggtAGAGGAGAAGATCGAGAAGGGGTCGCAGCAGCCGGGGGCTTTTTCTGGTCCTACACCGACGAACCCCATGCCACACGACGTCGTCTGATCCTCTCCAAATACCCTCAAATCAAACAACTCTTTGGCCCCGACCACTCCGCTTTTTTCAAG ATTAGTGGAGTTGTTTTGCTTCAGCTTGGTACTGGTGCTTTACTCCATGATGCTGGCTGGCTGAAGATTTTTTTAGTAGCATACTTTTTTGGTTCATTTCTCAACCAAAACCTCTTTTTGGCTATCCATGAGTTGAGTCACAACCTGGCCTTCTCAACTCCAGTCTACAACCGTTGGTTAGGGATTTTTGCCAACCTCCCTGTAGGTGTGCCCATGTCTGTTACCTTCCAAAAGTATCACTTGGAGCACCACCGCTTCCAAGGTGTAGATGGCATTGATATGGATGTCCCTAGCCTCACTGAAGTCCGTCttgtgaaaaatatgattgCAAAAACCATTTGGGTCTTTTTACAGCTCTTCTTTTATGCATTTAGACCTCTCTTTCTTAAGCCAAAACCTCCTGGCATTTGGGAATTCATCAACTTCTCTGTTCAGATAGCACTTGATGTGTCGATGGTTTACTTTTTTGGCTGGAAAGCCCTTGCCTATTTGATACTTTCCTCATTTCTTGGTGGTGGGATGCATCCAATGGCTGCTCACTTCATTTCAGAGCATTATGTGTTCAATCCTGACCAGGAGACTTATTCTTACTATGGACCTCTGAATTATCTAGCTTGGCATGTGGGATACCATAATGAACACCATGATTTCCCAAGAATTCCTGGAAACAAGCTTTACAAGGTGAAGGAGATTGCTCCGGAGTTTTATGATAGTTTAGCATCCTACAGATCTTGGAGCCAGATCATTTACATGTACATTATGGATCGAACAGTTGGACCTTTTAGCCGAATGAAGAGAAAATCCAGTAAAGCCGAATAG
- the LOC114376353 gene encoding E3 ubiquitin-protein ligase AIRP2-like isoform X1 — MYIASMGRSFKDSLKLLEADIHHANTLASDFPREYDGTCLQMRMSYSPAAHLFLFFVQWTDCNLAGALGLLRILIYKVYVDGTTTMSTLERKASIREFYAIIYPSLVQLQESVADTEDKKQKAVCMERYRKRDDEEHRQPSDIDIEREEECGICMEMNSKIVLPDCNHVMCLTCYHEWRTRSQSCPFCRNSLKRVNSGDLWVFTDNRDVVDMATATRENLRRLFMYIDKLPLVIPDFLFDTYDSHLR; from the exons atgtacATAGCTTCCATGGGAAGGTCTTTCAAGGACTCCTTGAAACTGCTTGAAGCTGATATTCACCATGCCAATACCCT GGCGTCAGATTTTCCAAGGGAATATGATGGGACCTGCCTTCAGATGAGAATGTCATACAGTCCAGCAGCACACctgtttctcttttttgtgcAATGGACAGACTGCAATCTTGCTGGAGCCCTTGGACTGTTAAGAATCCTAATATACAAA GTGTATGTGGATGGGACAACTACCATGTCTACCCTTGAAAGAAAAGCAAGTATTAGGGAATTCTATG CAATCATATATCCCTCTTTAGTGCAACTGCAAGAAAGTGTGGCAGATACAGAGGATAAAAAACAGAAGGCTGTATGCATGGAGAGGTATCGCAAAAGAGATGATGAGGAGCACAGACAGCCTTCAGACATAGACattgaaagagaagaagaatgtggAATATGCATGGAGATGAATAGTAAGATTGTGTTGCCTGACTGCAACCATGTCATGTGCCTGACATGTTACCATGAATG GAGGACAAGATCACAGTCATGCCCATTTTGCCGTAACAGTCTTAAGAGAGTAAACTCAGGTGATCTCTGGGTGTTCACTGATAATAGGGATGTAGTAGACATGGCAACAGCGACAAGGGAGAATCTTAGAAGGCTTTTCATGTACATAGATAAGTTGCCTTTGGTCATTCCAGACTTTCTCTTTGACACATATGACTCTCACCTAAGATGA
- the LOC114376353 gene encoding E3 ubiquitin-protein ligase AIRP2-like isoform X3, giving the protein MVSFGRASDFPREYDGTCLQMRMSYSPAAHLFLFFVQWTDCNLAGALGLLRILIYKVYVDGTTTMSTLERKASIREFYAIIYPSLVQLQESVADTEDKKQKAVCMERYRKRDDEEHRQPSDIDIEREEECGICMEMNSKIVLPDCNHVMCLTCYHEWRTRSQSCPFCRNSLKRVNSGDLWVFTDNRDVVDMATATRENLRRLFMYIDKLPLVIPDFLFDTYDSHLR; this is encoded by the exons ATGGTGTCCTTTGGAAG GGCGTCAGATTTTCCAAGGGAATATGATGGGACCTGCCTTCAGATGAGAATGTCATACAGTCCAGCAGCACACctgtttctcttttttgtgcAATGGACAGACTGCAATCTTGCTGGAGCCCTTGGACTGTTAAGAATCCTAATATACAAA GTGTATGTGGATGGGACAACTACCATGTCTACCCTTGAAAGAAAAGCAAGTATTAGGGAATTCTATG CAATCATATATCCCTCTTTAGTGCAACTGCAAGAAAGTGTGGCAGATACAGAGGATAAAAAACAGAAGGCTGTATGCATGGAGAGGTATCGCAAAAGAGATGATGAGGAGCACAGACAGCCTTCAGACATAGACattgaaagagaagaagaatgtggAATATGCATGGAGATGAATAGTAAGATTGTGTTGCCTGACTGCAACCATGTCATGTGCCTGACATGTTACCATGAATG GAGGACAAGATCACAGTCATGCCCATTTTGCCGTAACAGTCTTAAGAGAGTAAACTCAGGTGATCTCTGGGTGTTCACTGATAATAGGGATGTAGTAGACATGGCAACAGCGACAAGGGAGAATCTTAGAAGGCTTTTCATGTACATAGATAAGTTGCCTTTGGTCATTCCAGACTTTCTCTTTGACACATATGACTCTCACCTAAGATGA
- the LOC114376353 gene encoding E3 ubiquitin-protein ligase AIRP2-like isoform X4: MRMSYSPAAHLFLFFVQWTDCNLAGALGLLRILIYKVYVDGTTTMSTLERKASIREFYAIIYPSLVQLQESVADTEDKKQKAVCMERYRKRDDEEHRQPSDIDIEREEECGICMEMNSKIVLPDCNHVMCLTCYHEWRTRSQSCPFCRNSLKRVNSGDLWVFTDNRDVVDMATATRENLRRLFMYIDKLPLVIPDFLFDTYDSHLR; the protein is encoded by the exons ATGAGAATGTCATACAGTCCAGCAGCACACctgtttctcttttttgtgcAATGGACAGACTGCAATCTTGCTGGAGCCCTTGGACTGTTAAGAATCCTAATATACAAA GTGTATGTGGATGGGACAACTACCATGTCTACCCTTGAAAGAAAAGCAAGTATTAGGGAATTCTATG CAATCATATATCCCTCTTTAGTGCAACTGCAAGAAAGTGTGGCAGATACAGAGGATAAAAAACAGAAGGCTGTATGCATGGAGAGGTATCGCAAAAGAGATGATGAGGAGCACAGACAGCCTTCAGACATAGACattgaaagagaagaagaatgtggAATATGCATGGAGATGAATAGTAAGATTGTGTTGCCTGACTGCAACCATGTCATGTGCCTGACATGTTACCATGAATG GAGGACAAGATCACAGTCATGCCCATTTTGCCGTAACAGTCTTAAGAGAGTAAACTCAGGTGATCTCTGGGTGTTCACTGATAATAGGGATGTAGTAGACATGGCAACAGCGACAAGGGAGAATCTTAGAAGGCTTTTCATGTACATAGATAAGTTGCCTTTGGTCATTCCAGACTTTCTCTTTGACACATATGACTCTCACCTAAGATGA
- the LOC114376788 gene encoding CBS domain-containing protein CBSX5-like produces MAAARLSGHELSDLCLGKPPLRSLSVRDTVADALAALKRIDDTYVSVWNCNHSFIRKQQPQIKSQEQLQCCCTCIGKVCMVDIICFLSKPQNLSSPSAAFLSPISALLHDNSAVLVRHLPPTASLLEAIDVMHEGVQNLVIPIQIQFESLNSNNVHHNDNTTYCWLTQEDVFRYLLNSIGVFSPTPGNPINTLGVIDTQNLFAVCYDDPASSILDLLALSLLYQSSIAIVDPNGKFGGEISPVMLNSCDESVVPAIATLSAGDLTAYIDCGGPPEDLVQLVKERVKEKVEEQNLLELLGDETTGTGLTSWSSFSSSCSSDEEFCSGKNWKLGGYSARVGRRSEAIVCYRWSSLVAVMIQALAHRVSYVWVVEEDGTLTGIVTFQGMLKVFRDHLKSMC; encoded by the exons ATGGCAGCAGCTAGATTGTCGGGGCATGAATTGTCCGATCTGTGTCTTGGGAAACCGCCGCTCAGGTCCCTCTCCGTCCGCGACACCGTAGCCGACGCCCTCGCCGCCTTGAAGAGGATCGACGACACCTACGTCAGCGTCTGGAACTGTAACCACTCTTTCATTCGAAAACAACAACCTCAAATTAAATCCCAGGAACAGCTCCAATGCTGCTGCACCTGCATCGGTAAGGTTTGCATGGTCGACATCATCTGCTTCCTCTCCAAACCCCAAAACCTCTCTTCACCTTCCGCCGCCTTTCTTTCCCCAATCTCCGCTCTCCTCCACGACAACTCCGCCGTCCTCGTCCGCCACCTCCCACCCACCGCCAG TTTACTGGAGGCTATAGATGTTATGCACGAAGGGGTGCAGAACCTGGTGATACCAATACAAATCCAGTTTGAATCTTTGAACTCCAACAACGTGCACCACAATGACAACACCACCTACTGTTGGCTAACTCAAGAGGACGTGTTCCGCTACCTCCTTAACTCAATTGGTGTGTTTTCCCCAACACCGGGGAACCCCATCAACACCTTAGGCGTCATTGACACACAAAACCTTTTTGCAGTGTGCTATGACGACCCTGCCTCCTCTATCTTGGACCTCTTGGCCTTGTCCCTCTTATACCAAAGTTCCATCGCCATCGTCGACCCAAATGGCAAGTTTGGTGGCGAAATCTCCCCTGTCATGCTCAACTCCTGCGACGAATCCGTTGTGCCGGCTATAGCCACCCTCTCTGCCGGTGACCTCACTGCCTACATCGACTGTGGTGGGCCACCGGAGGACTTAGTGCAGTTAGTGAAAGAGAGGGTGAAAGAGAAGGTGGAGGAGCAGAACCTGTTGGAATTGCTTGGCGATGAAACAACAGGAACAGGACTTACTTCAtggtcttctttttcttctagttGTTCTTCTGATGAAGAGTTTTGCTCTGGGAAGAATTGGAAGCTTGGAGGGTACTCTGCAAGGGTTGGGAGAAGGTCTGAAGCCATTGTTTGCTACCGTTGGAGCTCTTTAGTTGCTGTGATGATTCAAGCATTGGCACATCGTGTGAGTTACGTGTGGGTTGTGGAAGAGGATGGAACCTTGACGGGGATTGTTACTTTCCAAGGAATGTTGAAGGTTTTCAGAGACCACCTCAAATCCATGTGCTAA